In a genomic window of Flavobacterium sp. KACC 22761:
- a CDS encoding glycosyltransferase family 2 protein codes for MSKNKKLSVIILTYNEESHISDAIKSVAFADEIIVLDSHSTDATAEIVIDLGAELLFRKFDNYSNQRNHAIESAKGEWILFLDADERVTPELRDEILESIHSNKADAYRIWFPHFFMDRFLFHYTDKVTRLMKNENLRFENEVHEKLVVKSKPPVLKNYMIHYTYKGLFNFIYKKDRYAWFQAKMSHQKGKKATLFLLFFKPFYRFFHTYFVKRVYLDGVPGLAAASIDAYGVFSRYAKMVLLEKDLE; via the coding sequence ATGTCTAAAAATAAAAAATTATCTGTCATTATATTAACTTATAATGAGGAATCCCATATTAGTGATGCAATAAAATCTGTAGCATTTGCTGATGAAATAATTGTTTTAGATTCTCATAGTACTGATGCAACTGCTGAAATTGTTATAGACCTTGGTGCTGAGCTTCTTTTTAGAAAATTCGACAATTATTCGAATCAAAGAAATCATGCCATTGAATCTGCAAAAGGTGAATGGATTCTTTTTCTTGATGCCGACGAAAGAGTTACACCTGAACTTAGAGATGAAATTTTAGAGAGCATTCATTCAAATAAAGCTGATGCCTACAGAATCTGGTTTCCTCACTTTTTTATGGACCGCTTTTTATTTCATTACACAGATAAGGTAACGCGTTTGATGAAAAATGAAAATCTTCGTTTTGAAAATGAAGTGCATGAAAAATTAGTTGTAAAATCAAAACCGCCTGTATTAAAAAACTACATGATACATTATACCTATAAAGGCCTATTTAATTTTATATACAAAAAAGATAGATATGCATGGTTTCAGGCAAAAATGTCACATCAAAAAGGGAAAAAAGCAACTCTTTTTCTATTATTCTTTAAACCTTTTTACCGATTTTTCCATACTTACTTCGTAAAAAGAGTTTATCTTGATGGAGTTCCTGGATTAGCAGCTGCTTCAATTGATGCGTATGGTGTTTTTTCTAGATATGCAAAAATGGTATTGCTTGAGAAGGATTTAGAATAA
- a CDS encoding 2,3,4,5-tetrahydropyridine-2,6-dicarboxylate N-succinyltransferase → MNSLQTIIEQAWENRALLQETATTDAIREVIELVDAGKLRVAEPVGDSWQVNEWVKKAVVMYFPIQKMETWESGIFEYHDKMLLKRGYAEKGIRVVPNAVARYGAYISSGVILMPSYVNIGAYVDEGTMVDTWATVGSCAQIGKNVHLSGGVGIGGVLEPLQAAPVIIEDGAFIGSRCIVVEGVHVGKEAVLGANVCLTASTKIIDVTGDEPVEMKGFVPARSVVIPGSYTKKFAAGEFQVPCALIIGTRKPSTDLKTSLNNALREYDVVV, encoded by the coding sequence ATGAATTCTTTACAGACTATAATTGAACAAGCTTGGGAAAACAGAGCTTTATTACAAGAAACTGCTACAACTGATGCTATAAGAGAAGTTATCGAATTAGTAGATGCAGGAAAATTACGTGTTGCTGAACCTGTTGGTGACAGCTGGCAAGTAAACGAATGGGTTAAGAAAGCGGTTGTAATGTATTTCCCAATTCAAAAAATGGAAACATGGGAGTCTGGTATTTTTGAATACCACGACAAAATGTTGCTAAAAAGAGGATATGCTGAAAAAGGAATTCGTGTAGTTCCAAATGCAGTTGCGCGTTACGGAGCATACATTTCTAGCGGTGTTATCTTGATGCCAAGTTATGTAAACATTGGTGCTTATGTTGACGAAGGAACTATGGTTGATACATGGGCGACTGTTGGAAGCTGTGCACAAATTGGTAAAAACGTACACTTGAGTGGCGGTGTTGGTATTGGCGGTGTTCTTGAGCCATTGCAAGCTGCTCCAGTAATTATTGAAGATGGTGCCTTTATTGGTTCTCGTTGTATTGTTGTAGAAGGAGTTCACGTTGGTAAAGAAGCGGTTCTTGGTGCTAACGTTTGTTTGACTGCTTCAACAAAAATTATTGACGTTACAGGTGATGAGCCGGTTGAAATGAAAGGTTTTGTTCCTGCACGTTCTGTTGTAATTCCAGGAAGCTACACTAAGAAATTTGCTGCTGGAGAATTCCAAGTTCCATGTGCATTGATTATTGGTACACGTAAACCATCTACAGATTTAAAAACTTCTCTAAATAATGCGCTTCGCGAATACGACGTTGTGGTGTAG
- a CDS encoding PAS domain-containing protein produces the protein MNQENQLQGKIAIIDKEVTWDKTQVIMSKTNAFGIIEYANEVFVDVSGYEDYELMGQPHNIIRHPDMPKVIFKVLWENLKQGKNFHAIVKNLAKSGRYYWVITDFEIAKDENGVIVNYFGRRQAVPHEVISLHIEPLYKKLLQIEAASGVEFSEKYLIGFLEEKKRSYVEYIKELILEHEKSQSKFVQYEQQAEDEEEEERGFFRRLFNR, from the coding sequence ATGAATCAGGAAAATCAGCTTCAAGGCAAAATTGCAATAATCGATAAAGAAGTTACTTGGGACAAGACGCAAGTAATTATGAGTAAAACAAATGCGTTTGGTATTATTGAATATGCTAATGAAGTATTTGTTGATGTTTCAGGTTACGAGGATTATGAATTGATGGGACAGCCTCATAATATTATACGTCATCCAGATATGCCAAAGGTTATTTTTAAAGTGCTTTGGGAGAATCTGAAACAAGGGAAAAATTTTCACGCAATAGTAAAAAACTTAGCAAAATCAGGGAGATATTACTGGGTTATTACAGATTTTGAAATTGCAAAAGATGAAAATGGCGTAATTGTCAATTATTTTGGAAGACGACAAGCTGTTCCTCATGAGGTGATTTCGTTGCATATCGAACCATTATATAAAAAGCTTTTGCAGATTGAAGCAGCGAGCGGAGTTGAATTCAGTGAAAAATATTTAATTGGATTTTTAGAGGAAAAAAAGAGATCATACGTAGAATATATTAAGGAGTTGATTCTCGAGCATGAAAAATCTCAATCTAAATTTGTACAATACGAACAGCAGGCAGAAGACGAAGAAGAGGAGGAAAGAGGCTTTTTTAGAAGACTTTTTAATAGATAA
- the ruvX gene encoding Holliday junction resolvase RuvX — translation MPRILSIDYGQKRTGIAVTDEMQIIASGLTTIPTHTLIDFLKDYFAKEKVEAVLIGEPKQMNGQPSESASIIKGFVTHFSNIFPDMKVVRVDERFTSKMAFQTMIDSGLSKKQRQNKGLIDEISATIMLQDYLSSNRF, via the coding sequence ATGCCAAGAATTCTCTCCATAGACTACGGACAAAAACGCACAGGAATTGCAGTTACAGACGAAATGCAAATTATTGCATCGGGTTTGACTACAATCCCGACACATACTTTGATTGATTTTTTAAAAGATTATTTTGCCAAAGAAAAAGTCGAAGCGGTTTTAATTGGGGAGCCAAAACAAATGAACGGCCAACCCTCAGAAAGTGCTTCTATTATAAAAGGTTTTGTAACTCATTTTTCAAATATTTTTCCAGACATGAAAGTGGTTCGCGTTGATGAGCGTTTTACTTCAAAAATGGCATTTCAAACCATGATCGACAGCGGTCTTAGCAAAAAACAGCGCCAAAATAAAGGACTGATCGATGAAATTTCTGCAACGATTATGCTACAAGACTATCTTTCTTCTAATCGATTTTAA
- a CDS encoding malate:quinone oxidoreductase, with amino-acid sequence MPDNTIRSNSDVVLIGAGIMSATLGLILKELQPDIKIEIYERLDVAAAESSDAWNNAGTGHSAFCELNYTPEKADGSIDPKKAISIAESFEISRQFWSYLVKENKVPSPENFIRSVPHMSFVWGDKNVEYLKTRFAALQSNPIFSEMKFSTDFEQLKKWMPLVMEGREDNQKLAATYMEIGTDVNFGALTRSMFNYLEKLDGVSLFFNHEVKKLRQREDKSWRIKITDLSTGQKRKAYTSFVFIGAGGGSLPLLEKADVPEGKGYGGFPVSGQWLKCTNPEVIAKHQAKVYGKASVGAPPMSVPHIDTRVIDGEKALLFGPFAGFSTRFLKNGSYLDLPLSIKSNNLIPMLAAGYHNIPLTKYLIEQVRQSPKDRMKALREYLPSARSKDWKLEKAGQRVQVIKKDEKEGGVLEFGTEVINTHDGTLAVLLGASPGASTAVAIMVDLVSRCFTNQIKTPEWEAKLKKMIPSYGQTLNDKPELLAQLRKETSEVLKLN; translated from the coding sequence ATGCCTGACAATACAATACGTTCCAATAGTGATGTAGTGCTTATTGGAGCTGGAATTATGAGTGCAACTCTTGGATTAATTTTGAAAGAGCTGCAACCGGATATTAAAATTGAAATTTACGAAAGATTAGATGTTGCTGCAGCTGAAAGCTCTGATGCTTGGAATAATGCAGGAACTGGACACTCTGCTTTTTGTGAATTAAATTATACACCAGAAAAGGCGGACGGAAGTATTGATCCTAAAAAAGCAATCAGTATAGCAGAATCTTTTGAAATTTCACGCCAGTTTTGGTCTTACTTAGTGAAGGAAAATAAAGTTCCTTCACCAGAAAATTTCATAAGAAGTGTTCCTCACATGAGTTTTGTTTGGGGCGATAAAAACGTTGAATACTTAAAAACGAGATTCGCAGCTTTACAAAGCAATCCAATTTTTTCTGAAATGAAATTCAGTACTGATTTTGAGCAGCTGAAAAAATGGATGCCATTAGTGATGGAAGGCAGGGAAGATAACCAAAAATTGGCGGCTACATACATGGAAATTGGTACCGATGTTAATTTCGGAGCTTTGACCAGAAGCATGTTCAATTATCTTGAAAAATTAGATGGTGTAAGTTTGTTTTTTAATCACGAGGTTAAAAAATTAAGACAGCGCGAAGATAAATCTTGGAGAATCAAAATCACAGATCTTTCAACTGGACAAAAACGCAAAGCTTATACGAGTTTTGTATTTATTGGAGCAGGAGGAGGTTCATTGCCATTATTAGAAAAAGCCGACGTTCCAGAAGGAAAAGGATATGGAGGATTTCCAGTAAGTGGCCAGTGGTTGAAATGTACAAATCCAGAAGTTATTGCAAAACACCAAGCTAAAGTTTACGGAAAAGCTAGCGTTGGAGCCCCTCCAATGTCAGTACCGCATATTGATACCCGTGTAATTGATGGCGAAAAAGCATTGCTTTTTGGTCCATTTGCAGGTTTTTCAACTCGTTTTTTGAAAAATGGTTCTTATTTAGATTTGCCTTTGTCCATCAAGTCAAACAATTTAATTCCGATGTTAGCAGCAGGATATCACAATATTCCGTTGACAAAATATTTAATTGAGCAAGTGCGTCAGTCTCCAAAAGACAGAATGAAAGCGCTTCGTGAATATTTGCCTTCTGCACGTTCTAAAGATTGGAAACTTGAAAAAGCAGGTCAACGTGTTCAAGTAATCAAAAAAGATGAAAAAGAGGGTGGAGTTTTAGAATTTGGTACTGAGGTAATAAATACACACGACGGAACTCTTGCGGTTTTATTAGGTGCTTCTCCTGGAGCGTCAACTGCAGTAGCGATTATGGTAGATCTTGTAAGTAGATGTTTTACAAACCAGATTAAAACGCCAGAATGGGAAGCTAAATTGAAAAAAATGATTCCTTCTTACGGTCAAACTTTAAATGACAAACCAGAGCTTTTGGCTCAACTTAGAAAAGAAACTTCAGAAGTTTTAAAGCTTAATTAA
- a CDS encoding FUSC family protein: MFDRISKFTNSTSFLNASKVTIASVVPVVILNFLGHFEIGFTIALGAFYTYPSDIPSSLSHKIKGLIVASFIVSGVTLLVNFAYPYPLLFYPFLGVLLFLCSMISVYGQRATLVSFSALLSISLSFGHLNQGWQAIEYAGFIFLGGILYLMVSLIFHFIQPYKYVELEIAEGIKLTAKYLKLRGDLWNPEANRDAITEKQLAVQVELNLIHEDLRKMLIGNQNASGTTAQNRKMLLVFITLVEIQELALYTSFDHSKLHEKFAKHPEVLRTYQNVAYKLASTLKKLSKNVHHIAVYVDKNDLKNELDALEFAIFDYEKSLGKDEASEGVLMLTNMLNYAKNQVGKIKIIQRAFSLAMQSYKLKDKDKELEKFLTPQYYPLRTLTENLTFSSSIFRHSIRLTITILIGFLIGKILPFQNVYWILLTIVVIMRPGYGLTKERSYNRIFGTVLGGVIAFGIVSVIQNHIALSIFSIVCMLLGISFTQINYKISATFVTMYVVFIYGILTPNVVEVIQFRILDSLAGAILAFIANQFLWPAWEFINTPIHIENSIRANRNYLKEIADFYNKKGEVPTSYRLARKHAFVEIGNLMTSFQRMMQEPKSKQKTMPLVNKLVVLNHSILSALASLSTYIQSHQTTSASDSFNYIIKTILSNLDQSISILKNEMIIKDTFFEKEDVTLQFEELKRKNFTRLAEDDELDKETRQAKMQEAQMVIEQLIWMSNLAEKILKITKELKATNPD, translated from the coding sequence ATGTTTGATCGCATCTCGAAATTCACGAACAGTACATCTTTCTTAAACGCCTCAAAAGTAACTATTGCTTCGGTAGTTCCTGTCGTGATTTTAAACTTCTTAGGACATTTCGAAATAGGGTTTACGATCGCGCTTGGAGCCTTTTATACGTATCCCAGCGATATACCAAGTTCATTGAGCCACAAAATAAAAGGGCTTATTGTTGCTTCATTTATTGTTTCTGGGGTGACTTTACTTGTAAATTTTGCTTATCCCTATCCGCTTTTATTTTATCCTTTCTTGGGTGTTCTATTGTTTTTATGTTCAATGATTTCGGTTTACGGACAACGTGCAACACTTGTATCATTTTCTGCTTTATTATCTATTTCATTATCATTTGGGCATTTGAACCAAGGCTGGCAAGCGATTGAATATGCTGGATTTATTTTTCTAGGTGGTATTTTATATTTGATGGTCTCGCTAATTTTTCACTTTATACAGCCGTATAAATATGTTGAATTAGAAATTGCAGAAGGAATAAAGCTGACTGCAAAATATTTGAAATTAAGAGGTGATTTGTGGAATCCCGAAGCAAATAGAGACGCTATCACAGAAAAACAATTAGCGGTTCAAGTCGAATTGAATTTGATTCATGAAGATTTACGAAAAATGCTGATTGGAAATCAAAATGCATCAGGAACCACGGCTCAAAACCGTAAAATGCTTTTGGTTTTTATCACTTTAGTTGAAATTCAAGAACTTGCACTTTACACTTCATTCGACCACAGCAAACTTCATGAAAAATTCGCCAAACATCCAGAAGTACTTCGCACGTATCAAAATGTAGCTTACAAATTGGCATCGACTTTAAAAAAACTTTCTAAAAACGTACATCATATTGCGGTTTATGTGGATAAAAATGATTTGAAAAATGAATTGGACGCTCTTGAATTTGCCATTTTTGATTATGAAAAAAGCTTAGGAAAAGATGAAGCTTCAGAAGGTGTTTTGATGCTGACCAATATGCTGAATTATGCCAAAAACCAAGTTGGAAAAATCAAAATCATTCAGCGTGCTTTTTCATTGGCAATGCAATCGTACAAACTGAAAGACAAAGACAAAGAGTTGGAAAAATTCTTGACGCCGCAATATTATCCATTGCGAACATTGACTGAAAATTTAACTTTTTCATCCTCAATTTTCAGACATTCGATTCGATTGACCATTACAATTCTGATTGGTTTTCTGATCGGGAAAATACTTCCGTTTCAAAATGTCTATTGGATTTTATTGACAATCGTTGTAATTATGCGCCCCGGTTATGGACTGACAAAAGAACGTTCTTATAACAGGATTTTCGGAACCGTTTTGGGAGGCGTCATCGCCTTCGGAATTGTCTCTGTCATTCAAAATCACATTGCGTTGAGCATTTTTTCAATCGTCTGTATGCTTTTAGGGATTTCATTTACGCAAATCAATTACAAAATCAGTGCGACTTTTGTAACCATGTATGTAGTTTTCATATACGGAATTTTGACACCAAATGTCGTTGAAGTAATTCAGTTCAGGATTTTAGATTCGCTTGCAGGAGCTATTTTGGCTTTTATTGCCAATCAGTTTTTATGGCCAGCATGGGAATTTATAAATACGCCAATACATATTGAAAATTCGATTCGGGCAAACCGAAATTACCTTAAAGAAATTGCTGATTTTTATAATAAAAAAGGAGAGGTTCCTACTTCATACCGATTAGCAAGAAAACATGCTTTTGTTGAAATTGGTAATTTGATGACCTCGTTTCAGCGTATGATGCAGGAGCCAAAGTCAAAGCAAAAAACCATGCCTTTGGTAAATAAACTAGTTGTGCTAAATCACTCTATTTTATCGGCTTTGGCTTCATTATCGACTTATATTCAGTCGCATCAAACTACATCGGCATCAGATTCTTTCAATTACATTATCAAAACGATTTTATCCAATTTAGATCAGTCGATTTCTATTCTGAAAAATGAAATGATTATAAAGGATACTTTTTTTGAAAAAGAAGATGTAACGTTGCAATTTGAAGAATTAAAACGCAAAAACTTTACACGTCTGGCCGAAGATGATGAACTTGACAAAGAAACGCGTCAAGCCAAAATGCAGGAAGCTCAAATGGTAATTGAACAATTAATCTGGATGAGCAATCTAGCCGAAAAGATTTTAAAAATCACAAAAGAGCTAAAAGCAACAAATCCAGATTAA
- the def gene encoding peptide deformylase yields MILPIVGYGDPVLRKVGVAITPEYPNLKETIANMYETMYNAYGVGLAAPQVGLAIRLFVIDTTPFSDDDDLASDEQKELKGFKKTFINAKIIKEEGEEWSFNEGCLSIPDVREDVYRKPTVTIEYCEEDFVMKTEVFDGIIARVIQHEYDHIEGVLFTDKISSLKKRLIQKKLKNITEGKTFQEYRMKFAAAKKGR; encoded by the coding sequence ATGATTTTACCAATTGTAGGATATGGTGATCCTGTTTTAAGAAAAGTAGGTGTGGCAATTACGCCAGAATATCCAAACCTAAAAGAAACAATAGCAAACATGTATGAAACCATGTATAATGCATACGGTGTTGGGCTAGCTGCACCGCAGGTAGGTTTAGCAATTCGTTTGTTTGTTATTGATACAACTCCTTTTAGTGATGATGATGATTTGGCTTCAGACGAGCAAAAAGAATTAAAAGGATTCAAGAAAACTTTTATCAATGCTAAAATCATTAAGGAAGAAGGAGAAGAGTGGAGTTTTAACGAAGGTTGTCTAAGTATTCCTGATGTTCGCGAAGATGTTTACAGAAAACCAACTGTTACAATCGAGTATTGCGAAGAGGATTTTGTAATGAAAACAGAAGTTTTTGACGGAATTATTGCAAGAGTTATTCAGCATGAATATGATCACATCGAAGGTGTTTTGTTTACCGATAAAATATCTTCTTTGAAAAAGCGTTTGATTCAAAAGAAATTGAAAAATATTACCGAAGGCAAGACTTTTCAAGAATACAGAATGAAATTTGCAGCTGCTAAAAAAGGAAGATAA
- a CDS encoding DUF5606 domain-containing protein has protein sequence MNLDKILAISGKPGLYVLKVQTRTGFVAESLTDGKKITVNLKSNVSLLSEISIYTYEGEKPLTEVMQKIATKENKGQAISHKEDNATLSTYFKEILPDYDEERVYPSDIKKVLSWYNTLQAKGLVTDLAPAAVEATEEAQAAEEKPKKAPAKKAKAKKEE, from the coding sequence ATGAATTTAGACAAAATTTTAGCCATTTCAGGGAAACCAGGTTTATATGTACTTAAAGTTCAGACTCGTACAGGTTTTGTGGCGGAATCATTAACAGATGGAAAAAAAATCACAGTAAACTTAAAAAGCAATGTAAGTTTATTGTCAGAAATTTCAATTTATACATACGAAGGCGAAAAACCATTAACTGAAGTAATGCAAAAAATTGCGACTAAAGAAAATAAAGGTCAAGCGATTTCGCATAAAGAAGATAATGCTACATTAAGCACTTATTTTAAAGAAATTTTGCCTGATTATGATGAGGAAAGAGTTTATCCGTCAGATATTAAAAAAGTATTAAGCTGGTACAACACACTTCAAGCAAAAGGATTGGTTACAGATTTAGCTCCTGCAGCAGTAGAAGCAACTGAAGAAGCTCAAGCAGCGGAAGAAAAACCTAAAAAAGCGCCTGCTAAAAAAGCAAAAGCTAAAAAAGAAGAATAG
- the mazG gene encoding nucleoside triphosphate pyrophosphohydrolase: protein MSKELQLKAFERLLIIMDELREQCPWDKKQTLQTLRHLTIEETYELGDAILDNDLNEVKKELGDLLLHIVFYAKIGSETNDFDIADVCNEICDKLIHRHPHIYSDTVVKDEEEVKQNWEKLKLKEGKKSVLEGVPRSLPALVKASRIQDKVKGVGFDWEEPHQVWDKVQEELEELQVEVKSGNQDKIEAEFGDVLFSMINYARFLNINPEDALERTNKKFIKRFQYLESKASELGKPLSEMTLAEMDVFWNEAKKL from the coding sequence ATGAGCAAGGAACTTCAGCTTAAGGCTTTCGAAAGATTACTAATTATCATGGATGAACTTCGTGAGCAATGTCCGTGGGATAAAAAACAGACACTTCAAACTTTGCGTCATTTGACAATCGAAGAAACTTATGAGCTTGGCGATGCAATTTTGGATAATGATTTAAACGAAGTCAAAAAAGAACTTGGCGATTTGTTGCTTCATATTGTTTTTTATGCCAAAATAGGCTCAGAAACCAATGATTTTGATATTGCCGATGTATGTAATGAAATTTGCGATAAATTGATTCATCGCCATCCGCATATTTACAGCGATACAGTTGTAAAAGATGAGGAAGAAGTAAAACAAAACTGGGAAAAACTAAAGCTTAAAGAAGGCAAAAAATCAGTTTTGGAAGGAGTTCCAAGAAGTCTTCCAGCATTAGTAAAAGCGAGTCGAATTCAAGATAAAGTAAAAGGAGTTGGATTTGACTGGGAAGAACCACATCAAGTTTGGGACAAAGTGCAGGAAGAGTTAGAGGAACTGCAAGTTGAAGTAAAATCAGGAAATCAAGATAAAATCGAAGCCGAATTTGGCGACGTTTTATTCTCAATGATCAATTATGCCCGATTTTTAAATATAAACCCCGAAGATGCTTTGGAACGTACCAATAAAAAATTCATCAAGCGATTTCAATATTTGGAAAGCAAAGCCAGCGAATTAGGAAAACCTCTTTCAGAAATGACTTTGGCTGAAATGGACGTTTTTTGGAACGAGGCTAAAAAGCTGTAA
- a CDS encoding Crp/Fnr family transcriptional regulator: protein MNKCDQCIVRQLSSLKALSKEEVIKLANSKTSYSIKKGEAIFEEGEVTNGVFCVKDGVGKLSKLSANGKDQIVKLVKSGELLGQRSMISNEPANLTAKAVADMEVCFIPKSEIIHFFNNNNQFSLNLMQSICEDLKESENDKIALVQKTVKQRLAETLLHLHDEFGENDDKTLKVQLTREELAGIIGTATESCIRLLSDFNKLGLIELVGKKIMLKDVRALKKMAE, encoded by the coding sequence ATGAATAAATGTGATCAATGTATTGTACGCCAGTTGTCGTCTTTAAAAGCCCTTAGTAAAGAAGAAGTTATCAAATTAGCGAATAGCAAAACAAGTTACTCGATAAAAAAAGGGGAAGCTATTTTTGAGGAAGGCGAAGTTACCAACGGTGTATTTTGCGTAAAAGATGGTGTAGGAAAATTGTCAAAATTAAGTGCAAACGGTAAAGACCAAATTGTAAAATTGGTAAAGTCTGGTGAACTTTTAGGCCAGCGTTCTATGATCAGCAATGAACCGGCTAATTTAACTGCGAAAGCCGTCGCTGATATGGAGGTTTGTTTTATTCCAAAATCTGAAATCATACATTTTTTCAACAACAACAATCAATTTTCTTTGAATTTAATGCAATCCATTTGTGAAGATTTGAAAGAATCTGAAAACGACAAAATTGCTTTAGTGCAAAAAACCGTAAAACAGCGTTTAGCAGAAACTTTATTGCATTTGCATGACGAATTTGGAGAAAATGACGATAAAACCTTGAAAGTTCAACTTACTCGCGAAGAACTTGCCGGAATTATTGGTACCGCAACTGAAAGCTGTATTCGACTTTTATCTGATTTTAATAAATTAGGGCTGATTGAGCTTGTTGGAAAAAAAATTATGCTAAAAGATGTTCGAGCATTAAAAAAAATGGCCGAATAA